From the bacterium genome, one window contains:
- a CDS encoding MinD/ParA family protein, with translation MSKIVSIHSFRGGTGKSNISANLAVLMAMQGKRVGVVDTDVQSPGIHVLFGFDEDRIQRALNDYLWGRCAIEETAYDVGGVLAGVPAIPASTALFLIPSSLRTGEIARVLREGYDVARLNDGFRELQEALRLDYLFIDTHPGVNEETLLSIAISDALVIVLRADHQDYQGTAVTVDLAKRLETPRIMLVVNKVLPPIDTAAVTERIGASYGVPVAGVLPLSEDMVRLASSGVFALAHPEHQVTDVLRGVAAQLP, from the coding sequence GTGTCGAAGATCGTCTCCATCCACTCCTTCCGCGGCGGCACCGGCAAGTCGAACATCTCCGCCAATCTCGCGGTGCTGATGGCGATGCAGGGCAAGCGGGTCGGCGTCGTCGACACCGACGTGCAGTCGCCCGGCATCCACGTCCTCTTCGGCTTCGACGAGGACCGCATCCAGCGCGCCCTCAACGACTACCTGTGGGGGCGCTGCGCCATCGAGGAGACGGCGTACGACGTCGGCGGGGTGCTGGCCGGGGTGCCCGCCATCCCCGCGAGCACGGCGCTCTTCCTCATCCCCTCCAGCCTGCGCACCGGCGAGATCGCCCGGGTGCTGCGCGAGGGCTACGACGTCGCCCGGCTCAACGACGGGTTCCGCGAGTTGCAAGAGGCGCTGCGCCTCGACTATCTGTTCATCGACACGCACCCGGGCGTCAATGAGGAAACCCTGCTCTCCATCGCCATTTCCGATGCGCTGGTCATCGTGCTGCGCGCCGACCACCAGGACTACCAGGGCACCGCGGTGACGGTGGACCTCGCCAAGCGGCTCGAGACGCCGCGCATCATGCTGGTCGTGAACAAGGTCCTGCCGCCGATCGACACCGCGGCGGTCACAGAGCGCATCGGCGCGTCGTACGGCGTCCCCGTGGCCGGCGTGCTGCCCTTGAGCGAGGACATGGTGCGCCTCGCCAGCAGCGGCGTGTTCGCGCTCGCCCACCCCGAACATCAGGTGACCGACGTACTGCGCGGCGTCGCGGCGCAACTGCCGTAA
- a CDS encoding GAF domain-containing protein, with the protein MSAALDLVARCEAQEARIVALEQRFEAVVKAVIPIGVAMLGARDFQALLEQILLEAKALCHADGGTLYLRTDDECLRFVILRNDSLGLALGGSTGEAIPYPPLPLYDPESGAPNERNVATWTALRGTPVNIADAYAADGFELSGTIAFDARTGYRSMSFLTVPLKSAQQRVIGVLQLLNAQDPATGAVVPFDPGLVPVVESLSMLAAAALEVYAREDRLRQEIRALHVQIDEVKRARQVAEIADTDYFQVLQRKARQLRERP; encoded by the coding sequence ATGAGCGCCGCGCTCGATCTCGTGGCCCGCTGCGAGGCGCAGGAGGCGCGCATCGTCGCCCTCGAGCAGCGCTTCGAGGCGGTGGTCAAAGCGGTGATCCCGATCGGCGTCGCGATGCTCGGGGCGCGCGACTTCCAGGCGCTGCTCGAGCAGATCCTGCTCGAGGCCAAGGCGCTCTGCCACGCCGACGGCGGCACCCTCTATCTGCGCACCGACGACGAGTGCCTGCGCTTCGTCATCCTGCGCAACGACTCGCTCGGCCTGGCGCTCGGCGGCAGCACGGGCGAGGCGATTCCCTACCCGCCGCTGCCGCTCTACGACCCGGAGAGCGGCGCGCCGAACGAGCGCAACGTCGCCACCTGGACGGCGCTGCGCGGCACGCCGGTGAACATCGCCGACGCCTACGCGGCGGACGGCTTCGAGCTCTCCGGCACCATCGCCTTCGATGCCCGCACGGGCTACCGCTCGATGTCGTTCCTCACCGTGCCGCTGAAGAGCGCCCAGCAGCGGGTCATCGGCGTGCTGCAGCTCCTGAACGCGCAGGATCCGGCGACCGGCGCCGTGGTGCCGTTCGATCCCGGCCTGGTTCCGGTGGTCGAATCGCTGTCGATGCTCGCCGCCGCGGCGCTCGAAGTCTACGCCCGCGAGGACCGCCTGCGGCAGGAGATCCGCGCCCTCCACGTCCAGATCGACGAGGTCAAGCGCGCCCGCCAGGTGGCCGAGATCGCCGACACGGACTACTTCCAGGTGCTGCAGCGGAAGGCCCGCCAGCTCCGCGAGCGGCCGTGA
- the glsA gene encoding glutaminase A produces the protein MDRSGQDDVAALLSPFRAAASPLRAFLRDLHGRYQALRDGAVADYIPELTKADPDWFGLCLVTTDGQRFEFGDIEQPFTIQSISKPFVYGMALADLGREATLAKISVEPSGDAFNSIELEPGTHRPHNPMVNAGAIAAASLVTGEGPADRLNHVLETFARYIGHPVGVDMAVFTSERATGHRNRAIAHLMRNFDIIDDRIEEALDLYFKQCSILVTCRDLAMMAATLANGGVHPLTGDRAVPAEYVRDILSLMYTCGMYDFAGEWAYRVGLPAKSGVGGGIIAVVPGQAGVAVFSPPLDARGNSVRGIRVCEELSNRFGLHIFDCHAPHGGLAEAMRPHGRSGDAA, from the coding sequence ATGGACCGGTCCGGACAAGATGACGTGGCGGCGCTGTTGTCGCCGTTTCGCGCCGCGGCGTCGCCGCTGCGGGCGTTCCTGCGCGATCTGCACGGCAGGTACCAGGCGCTGCGCGACGGCGCGGTGGCCGACTACATTCCCGAGCTGACGAAGGCCGACCCGGACTGGTTCGGACTCTGCCTGGTGACCACGGACGGCCAGCGCTTCGAGTTCGGCGACATCGAGCAGCCGTTCACCATCCAGTCGATCTCGAAGCCGTTCGTCTACGGCATGGCGCTCGCCGACCTCGGGCGCGAGGCGACGCTGGCCAAGATCAGCGTCGAGCCGAGCGGCGACGCGTTCAACTCGATCGAGCTCGAGCCCGGCACGCACCGGCCGCACAATCCGATGGTCAACGCCGGCGCCATCGCCGCCGCCAGCCTGGTGACCGGCGAGGGCCCCGCCGACCGCCTGAACCACGTGCTCGAGACCTTCGCCCGCTACATCGGCCATCCGGTCGGCGTCGACATGGCGGTCTTCACCTCCGAACGCGCCACCGGACACCGCAACCGCGCCATCGCCCACCTGATGCGCAACTTCGACATCATCGACGACCGCATCGAGGAAGCGCTCGATCTCTACTTCAAGCAGTGCTCGATCCTCGTCACCTGCCGCGATCTGGCGATGATGGCGGCGACGCTCGCGAACGGCGGCGTCCACCCGCTGACCGGCGACCGCGCGGTGCCGGCCGAGTACGTCCGCGACATCCTCAGCCTCATGTACACCTGCGGCATGTACGACTTCGCCGGCGAGTGGGCCTACCGGGTGGGCCTGCCGGCGAAGAGCGGGGTCGGCGGCGGCATCATCGCCGTCGTGCCGGGGCAGGCGGGGGTCGCCGTGTTCTCGCCGCCGCTCGACGCGCGCGGCAACAGCGTGCGCGGCATCCGCGTCTGCGAGGAGCTGTCGAATCGCTTCGGCCTGCACATCTTCGACTGCCACGCGCCGCATGGCGGCCTGGCCGAGGCGATGCGGCCGCACGGCAGGTCGGGAGACGCGGCATGA
- a CDS encoding HAD-IC family P-type ATPase: MTTPAWHALTLDDVYRITGSGEQGLSATDAAARLERDGRNTITGSRGPSPWMKLLEQFLQPLVVVLIAAAALSVVLGDWVDAAVIGAVVLVNGVIGFLQEHRAEQAIAALGKTIVTEATVLRDGVLGRVPSEELVVGDVVALQSGDTVPADLRLFAVKDLQIEEAALTGESVAVAKDIGLVLEKTPLGDRKNLAFAGGAVTFGQGRGVVVAVGNHTEAGRIAGLMERTAQLQTPLTARIAQLSRLLVRVILGIAGGLFAIEALRGRDLGDTFNGVVALAVGAIPEGLPAAVTILLAVGVSAMARRRAVIRRLPAVETLGSTTVICSDKTGTLTENQMTVTTIQVGGRRIRVSGVGFDTAGHFHDGEAADAPAIDPSTSAALLECLRAGALCNDSRLVGHPGALKVEGDPTEAALTVAARKADLDDVALAAWPRVDVVPFESQHMFMATLHRRDGHTVLYAKGASDALLTRCVDAADDGGGTVALDVGAVHRQVEALAQQGLRVLALAKKTLPAATGGIVHDDVAGLTFLGLVGMIDPPRPEAQRAVAACRAAGIQVKMITGDHRVTAAAIADALGLEGERGADGSLRAVTGGELEQTPVGELPALAERVAVFARVAPEQKLTLVQALQSRGHVVAMTGDGVNDAPALKQADIGVAMGRGGTDVARAAAAMILTDDNFATIEAAVEEGRGVYDNLVKFIAWTLPTNGGEGLVLLAAILLGTDLPVLPVQLLWVNMVTAVLLGTALVFEPREPGLMQRPPRKVDAPILDRNLGLRTLIVSTVMGAFAFGFFEWAVRLGLDHPQARTIALNTIVVAEVGYLFACRSLRLPLWRLGLFSNRWVWGGAVAMLITQLAVTYLPLMNELLHTAPIAPWWWGVMTGVGALIFAIAEAKKAVVNTRRFAA; encoded by the coding sequence ATGACGACCCCGGCCTGGCACGCCCTCACCCTCGACGACGTGTACCGGATCACCGGCAGCGGCGAGCAGGGCCTCTCGGCCACCGACGCCGCCGCCCGTCTGGAGCGCGACGGTCGCAACACCATCACCGGCAGTCGCGGGCCCTCGCCCTGGATGAAGCTGCTCGAGCAATTCCTGCAGCCCCTGGTGGTGGTCCTGATCGCGGCGGCGGCGCTCTCGGTCGTCCTCGGCGACTGGGTGGACGCGGCCGTGATCGGCGCCGTCGTGCTGGTCAACGGCGTGATCGGCTTCCTGCAGGAGCATCGCGCCGAGCAGGCCATCGCCGCCCTCGGCAAGACCATCGTCACCGAGGCCACCGTGCTGCGCGACGGGGTGCTGGGCCGGGTGCCGAGCGAGGAGCTGGTCGTCGGCGACGTCGTCGCCCTGCAGTCGGGCGACACGGTGCCGGCGGATCTGCGTCTGTTCGCGGTCAAGGACCTGCAGATCGAGGAAGCGGCGCTCACCGGCGAGTCGGTGGCGGTCGCGAAGGACATCGGTCTGGTGCTGGAGAAGACGCCGCTGGGAGACCGGAAGAACCTCGCCTTCGCGGGCGGGGCGGTGACCTTCGGCCAGGGGCGCGGCGTCGTCGTCGCCGTCGGCAACCACACCGAGGCCGGCCGCATCGCCGGCCTCATGGAGCGCACCGCGCAACTGCAGACGCCGCTCACGGCGCGCATCGCCCAGCTCTCGCGCCTGCTGGTGCGGGTCATCCTCGGCATCGCCGGCGGGCTGTTCGCGATCGAAGCGCTGCGGGGGCGCGACCTCGGCGACACGTTCAACGGCGTCGTCGCCCTCGCCGTCGGCGCCATCCCCGAGGGCCTGCCCGCGGCGGTCACCATCCTGCTCGCGGTGGGCGTGTCGGCGATGGCGCGGCGTCGCGCCGTGATCCGCCGGCTGCCGGCGGTGGAGACCCTCGGCAGCACCACCGTGATCTGCTCGGACAAGACAGGCACCCTGACCGAGAACCAGATGACGGTGACGACCATCCAGGTCGGTGGGCGTCGCATCCGCGTCAGCGGCGTCGGCTTCGACACCGCCGGCCACTTCCACGACGGGGAGGCCGCCGACGCCCCGGCGATCGATCCCTCGACGTCGGCGGCGCTGCTCGAATGCCTGCGCGCCGGCGCCCTGTGCAACGACTCCCGCCTGGTCGGCCATCCCGGGGCGCTGAAGGTCGAGGGCGACCCCACCGAGGCCGCGCTCACCGTCGCCGCCCGCAAGGCGGATCTCGACGACGTCGCGCTCGCGGCCTGGCCGCGCGTCGACGTGGTGCCCTTCGAGTCGCAGCACATGTTCATGGCCACGCTGCACCGCCGCGACGGCCACACGGTGCTCTACGCGAAGGGGGCCTCGGACGCCCTGCTCACCCGCTGCGTCGACGCCGCCGACGACGGCGGCGGCACGGTCGCCCTCGATGTCGGCGCGGTCCACCGGCAGGTGGAGGCGCTCGCCCAACAGGGGCTGCGGGTCCTCGCGCTGGCGAAGAAGACGCTGCCGGCGGCGACCGGCGGGATCGTCCACGACGACGTCGCCGGCCTCACGTTCCTCGGGCTGGTGGGCATGATCGACCCGCCGCGGCCCGAGGCGCAGCGCGCCGTCGCCGCGTGTCGGGCGGCGGGCATCCAGGTGAAGATGATCACGGGCGATCACCGCGTCACCGCCGCGGCCATCGCCGACGCCCTCGGTCTGGAGGGCGAGCGCGGCGCCGACGGCAGCCTGCGGGCGGTGACCGGCGGCGAGCTCGAGCAGACGCCCGTCGGCGAGCTGCCCGCCCTCGCCGAGCGCGTCGCCGTCTTCGCCCGCGTCGCCCCCGAGCAGAAGCTCACGCTCGTGCAGGCCCTGCAGAGCCGCGGCCACGTCGTCGCCATGACCGGAGACGGCGTCAACGACGCGCCGGCGCTGAAGCAGGCCGACATCGGCGTCGCCATGGGCAGGGGCGGCACCGACGTCGCCCGCGCCGCCGCCGCCATGATCCTCACCGACGACAACTTCGCCACCATCGAAGCGGCGGTCGAGGAGGGCCGCGGCGTCTACGACAACCTGGTGAAGTTCATCGCCTGGACCCTGCCGACCAACGGCGGCGAGGGCCTGGTGCTGCTCGCCGCCATCCTGCTGGGAACGGACCTGCCGGTGCTGCCCGTGCAGCTTCTGTGGGTGAACATGGTGACCGCGGTGCTCCTCGGCACCGCGCTCGTCTTCGAGCCCCGCGAGCCGGGGCTCATGCAACGCCCCCCGCGCAAGGTCGATGCGCCCATCCTCGACCGCAACCTCGGGCTGCGCACGCTCATCGTGTCGACGGTGATGGGCGCCTTCGCCTTCGGCTTCTTCGAATGGGCCGTGCGTCTCGGGCTCGACCATCCGCAGGCCCGCACCATCGCCCTCAACACCATCGTCGTCGCCGAGGTCGGCTACCTCTTCGCCTGTCGCAGCCTCCGCCTGCCGCTGTGGCGGCTCGGCCTCTTCTCGAACCGCTGGGTGTGGGGCGGAGCCGTCGCCATGCTGATCACCCAACTGGCGGTGACCTACCTGCCGCTGATGAACGAGCTCCTGCACACCGCCCCCATCGCCCCGTGGTGGTGGGGCGTGATGACCGGCGTGGGCGCGCTCATCTTCGCGATCGCCGAGGCGAAGAAGGCCGTCGTCAACACCCGCCGGTTCGCTGCCTAG
- a CDS encoding amidohydrolase family protein has product MTFDLLIRGARVVDGTGMPSFTADVGVGAGRIAAIGRLADEATRVIDGDGLVLTPGFIDVHTHYDAQLDWDPTASPSSWHGVTTVLAGNCGFTLAPARVGDCEWLAQMLSRVEGMSVASLTAGLRWRGGGFGDFWRRFEGRLGVNAGGYVGHSAVRRHVMGDEASQRPARAEEIAQMRELVRQAMREGALGFSSSQLDIHVAHDGREVPSNFATPEELIGLCGVLAEFGRGAVEFIPRSFVEGYDASDRHLLRAMARASGRPLELNTLVPLPAAPDGWQRCLEFARAAFADGLRLHPMFPTNKLGAHFALDTTFLFDEMPSFRAALTLPPAERARALRDPAVRQRMRAELADPTGRAFVFIWQICVVEAVRDPEHAAWVGRSVSDLAEARGADPLDAFLDLSLSEDLQTQFVVEMPPGQTFDDMITTLVRDPIVMAGSSDAGAHLLSFVGADYTTRLLSEWVPKALPLEAAVARLTMFPAMIHGIADRGVIRPGAAADLVLFDPTRLRAGAARLVRDFPADGPRFVVDAEGYHAVIVNGEILLEHGVPTGALPGQVVRA; this is encoded by the coding sequence ATGACCTTCGATCTGCTGATTCGCGGCGCCCGCGTGGTCGACGGCACGGGCATGCCGTCGTTCACCGCCGACGTCGGGGTGGGCGCCGGCCGCATCGCCGCCATCGGTCGTCTCGCGGACGAGGCGACGCGGGTGATCGACGGCGACGGCCTGGTGCTGACGCCGGGGTTCATCGACGTCCACACGCACTACGACGCGCAGCTCGACTGGGACCCGACGGCCTCGCCGTCCTCGTGGCACGGCGTCACCACCGTGCTCGCCGGCAACTGCGGCTTCACGCTGGCGCCGGCGCGCGTCGGCGACTGCGAGTGGCTGGCGCAGATGCTGAGCCGGGTCGAGGGTATGTCGGTCGCATCGCTGACCGCGGGCCTGCGCTGGCGGGGCGGCGGCTTCGGCGACTTCTGGCGCCGCTTCGAGGGGCGGCTCGGGGTCAACGCCGGCGGCTACGTCGGCCACTCGGCGGTGCGCCGCCACGTCATGGGCGACGAGGCCTCGCAGCGTCCGGCGCGGGCCGAGGAGATCGCGCAGATGCGGGAGCTGGTGCGGCAGGCGATGCGCGAGGGCGCGCTCGGCTTCTCGTCCTCGCAGCTCGACATCCACGTCGCCCATGACGGCCGCGAGGTGCCCTCGAACTTCGCCACCCCGGAGGAGCTCATCGGCCTCTGCGGGGTGCTCGCTGAATTCGGGCGCGGCGCCGTCGAGTTCATCCCGCGCAGCTTCGTCGAGGGCTACGACGCGTCCGACCGGCACCTGCTGCGCGCCATGGCGCGGGCGTCGGGCCGTCCGCTCGAGCTCAACACCCTGGTGCCGCTGCCGGCGGCGCCCGACGGCTGGCAGCGCTGCCTCGAGTTCGCGCGCGCCGCCTTCGCCGACGGGCTGCGCCTGCACCCGATGTTCCCCACCAACAAGCTCGGCGCCCACTTCGCGCTCGACACCACGTTCCTGTTCGACGAGATGCCGAGCTTCCGCGCCGCGCTGACCCTGCCGCCCGCGGAGCGCGCGCGCGCCCTGCGCGATCCGGCGGTGCGCCAGCGCATGCGCGCCGAGCTCGCCGATCCCACCGGCCGCGCCTTCGTCTTCATCTGGCAGATCTGCGTCGTCGAGGCGGTGCGCGATCCCGAGCACGCGGCGTGGGTCGGCCGTTCGGTGAGCGACCTGGCGGAGGCGCGCGGCGCCGATCCGCTCGATGCGTTCCTCGACCTCTCGCTGAGCGAGGACCTGCAGACCCAGTTCGTGGTCGAGATGCCGCCCGGCCAGACCTTCGACGACATGATCACCACGCTGGTGCGCGATCCGATCGTCATGGCGGGCTCGAGCGACGCCGGGGCGCACCTGCTGTCGTTCGTCGGCGCCGACTACACCACCCGCCTGCTCAGCGAGTGGGTGCCGAAGGCGCTCCCGCTCGAGGCGGCGGTGGCGCGCCTGACGATGTTCCCGGCCATGATCCACGGCATCGCCGACCGCGGCGTGATCCGCCCCGGCGCCGCCGCCGACCTGGTGCTCTTCGATCCCACCCGCCTGCGCGCCGGCGCCGCCCGTCTGGTGCGCGACTTTCCCGCCGACGGTCCGCGCTTCGTCGTCGACGCCGAGGGCTACCACGCGGTGATCGTCAACGGCGAGATCCTGCTCGAGCACGGCGTCCCCACCGGCGCCCTGCCCGGCCAGGTGGTGCGCGCGTAG
- a CDS encoding M48 family metalloprotease, translated as MRRGPTAALLVTLAVVAPGCAATLGPSDLQRLSRQAGGGLQPVRRADFPTGNPREGVRGAPGSQLLAAAVGDNPTVAEVVAAHGIPDAIAVTPPYATEVRLAYAGERQLYSIRSESTWVTRWVVSARPLTDDELTVVDPTRRTAAMAEAVRGLVAAHARVQTVGRALLAHLPPDGEGGTSYGVLLLNATPSTVSLYGGGPAADEKIVAWVDPAGPQRERLQVGDRVLAINGVSPQAAEATGMKLAGTPRLTVARGGASREVELRPEPTARRITFAVIPDDAANAAAVEGAVGVTSGFLMLFPDDDVLAVAMGHELAHITLGHTQSRVTPGGVLKGIVGVGVLLPVDIALPGTGQLLGGVMRGVENRFNREQEREADRLGLQYAKAAGYDPRAGLILIDTLQAKAPSSALQQFLDIHPPYPERRQLMEEALR; from the coding sequence ATGCGCCGTGGCCCCACAGCCGCGCTGCTCGTCACCCTGGCGGTGGTCGCTCCCGGCTGCGCGGCGACGCTCGGTCCCAGCGATCTGCAGCGCCTCAGCCGTCAGGCCGGTGGCGGACTGCAGCCGGTCCGCCGCGCCGACTTCCCCACCGGCAACCCGCGCGAGGGGGTACGCGGCGCGCCGGGCTCGCAACTGCTGGCGGCGGCGGTGGGGGACAATCCGACCGTCGCCGAGGTCGTCGCCGCGCACGGCATCCCCGATGCCATCGCCGTGACGCCGCCGTACGCGACCGAGGTGCGGCTCGCCTACGCCGGCGAGCGGCAGCTCTACAGCATCCGCAGCGAGTCCACCTGGGTCACCCGCTGGGTGGTCAGCGCGCGGCCGCTGACCGACGACGAGCTGACGGTGGTCGATCCGACGCGCCGCACCGCGGCGATGGCCGAGGCGGTGCGCGGGCTGGTCGCGGCGCACGCGCGCGTCCAGACCGTCGGCCGCGCCCTGCTCGCCCACCTGCCGCCGGACGGCGAAGGCGGCACCAGCTACGGCGTGCTGCTGCTGAACGCGACGCCGAGCACGGTGTCGCTCTACGGCGGCGGGCCCGCCGCCGACGAGAAGATCGTCGCCTGGGTCGATCCCGCCGGACCGCAGCGCGAGCGCCTGCAGGTCGGCGACCGCGTGCTGGCGATCAACGGCGTGTCGCCGCAGGCCGCCGAGGCCACGGGGATGAAGCTGGCGGGCACGCCGCGCCTGACCGTCGCCCGCGGCGGCGCGTCACGCGAGGTCGAGCTGCGGCCGGAGCCGACGGCGCGGCGCATCACCTTCGCCGTCATTCCCGATGACGCCGCCAACGCGGCGGCGGTCGAGGGAGCGGTCGGCGTGACCAGCGGGTTCCTCATGCTCTTTCCCGACGACGACGTGCTCGCCGTCGCCATGGGGCACGAGCTGGCCCACATCACGCTCGGACACACGCAGTCGCGGGTGACGCCGGGCGGCGTGCTGAAGGGCATCGTCGGCGTCGGCGTGCTGCTGCCGGTCGACATCGCCCTGCCCGGCACCGGTCAGTTGCTCGGCGGCGTCATGCGCGGCGTCGAGAACCGCTTCAACCGCGAGCAGGAACGCGAGGCCGACCGCCTCGGCCTCCAGTACGCGAAAGCCGCCGGCTACGACCCGCGCGCCGGCCTGATCCTGATCGACACCCTGCAGGCCAAGGCGCCGTCGAGCGCCCTGCAGCAGTTCCTCGACATCCATCCGCCCTATCCCGAGCGCCGTCAGCTCATGGAGGAGGCGCTGCGGTAA
- a CDS encoding NAD-dependent epimerase/dehydratase family protein: MTVLVTGAAGFVGLALVRRLRADGERVRAVALPGDRRLPELRALDVEVVEADVTDGAALAPCFAGVERVFHGAALVHGWHPWARYRAVNIGGTQAVARAAHAAGVRRLVHISTSDVFGIPRDGAVIDESRPFGYWGEPYPDTKIDAERWLWDFHRESGLPVSVVYPGWVYGPGDEALFPGFAQAIRDGLLIFWQRDTRLAWAHVDNLADAIALVGREAAAVGQGYLVHDDADGPTLEALCARLAAILGRPFAPRYLPYAVVYAAAAAAQAAWSVLPLAGSPPVLTADVKAFGYRFRLANAKLRALGWTPRVGIAEGMEQAFAYFAARQSG, from the coding sequence ATGACCGTCCTCGTCACGGGAGCCGCGGGGTTCGTCGGGCTCGCGTTGGTGCGCCGGCTGCGCGCCGACGGCGAACGGGTGCGGGCGGTGGCGCTGCCGGGCGATCGGCGGCTGCCGGAGCTGCGGGCGCTCGACGTCGAGGTGGTGGAGGCCGACGTCACCGACGGCGCCGCGCTCGCGCCGTGCTTCGCCGGCGTCGAGCGCGTGTTTCACGGCGCGGCGCTGGTGCACGGCTGGCACCCGTGGGCGCGCTATCGGGCGGTGAACATCGGCGGCACGCAGGCGGTGGCGCGCGCCGCCCACGCGGCCGGCGTGCGCCGCCTGGTGCACATCAGCACCAGCGACGTCTTCGGCATCCCGCGCGACGGCGCGGTGATCGACGAATCGCGACCGTTCGGCTACTGGGGCGAGCCCTATCCGGACACCAAGATCGACGCCGAGCGCTGGCTCTGGGACTTCCACCGCGAGAGCGGGCTGCCGGTGTCGGTCGTCTACCCCGGCTGGGTGTACGGCCCCGGCGACGAGGCGCTCTTCCCGGGCTTCGCGCAGGCGATCCGCGACGGCCTGCTGATCTTCTGGCAGCGCGACACCCGGCTCGCCTGGGCGCACGTCGACAACCTCGCCGACGCCATCGCGCTGGTCGGCCGCGAGGCCGCGGCGGTCGGCCAGGGATATCTCGTGCACGACGACGCCGACGGACCGACGCTCGAGGCGCTGTGCGCCCGCCTGGCGGCCATCCTCGGCAGACCGTTCGCGCCGCGCTACCTGCCCTATGCCGTCGTCTACGCCGCCGCCGCCGCGGCCCAGGCGGCGTGGAGCGTGCTGCCGCTCGCGGGCAGTCCGCCGGTGCTGACCGCCGACGTCAAGGCCTTCGGCTACCGCTTCCGCCTCGCCAACGCCAAGCTGCGCGCCCTCGGCTGGACGCCGCGCGTCGGCATCGCCGAGGGCATGGAGCAGGCGTTCGCGTACTTCGCCGCGCGGCAGTCGGGCTGA
- a CDS encoding Kdo hydroxylase family protein, translating to MTSPIQSEADPDARQPATAAVNGAADARAAGAAPVLPLAEGVDFAAPEVRREALEVLENGGVLLLPKAFSLDAAERELIADLGNFLVREPETGNGRPTIIFQPTRRRMARFNFAFAGKRLVRAEIKPAARDAIERMMARYSDWAGSLLAALAPAYSAALDVDRVTYRPNQRQAVQPLHVDSAYGYPTQGRAMLRIFCNIDPLQRPRVWHVGEPFEAFARRFLPAAQPRRSGWTAGLFARLGIVGGARTPYDLLLAELRRLGKRSDEYQRTAPRRVVEFQPGACWIALTDLVLHGAISGQHSLDQTFFVPPTAMRDPSRSSLRILERLSGRPLV from the coding sequence ATGACGAGCCCAATCCAGTCGGAAGCCGATCCCGACGCACGCCAGCCCGCCACCGCCGCGGTCAACGGTGCCGCCGATGCGCGCGCCGCCGGCGCGGCGCCGGTGCTGCCGCTGGCGGAGGGCGTCGATTTCGCCGCGCCGGAGGTCCGCCGCGAGGCGCTCGAGGTGCTGGAGAACGGCGGCGTGCTGCTGCTGCCGAAGGCCTTTTCCCTGGACGCCGCCGAGCGCGAGCTCATCGCCGACCTGGGGAACTTCCTCGTCCGCGAGCCGGAGACCGGCAACGGGCGGCCGACGATCATCTTCCAGCCCACCCGGCGGCGCATGGCCCGCTTCAACTTCGCCTTCGCCGGCAAACGGCTGGTGCGGGCCGAGATCAAGCCCGCGGCGCGGGACGCGATCGAACGCATGATGGCGCGCTACAGCGACTGGGCCGGCTCGCTGCTCGCCGCCCTGGCGCCGGCGTACAGCGCGGCGCTGGACGTCGATCGCGTCACCTATCGCCCCAACCAGCGCCAGGCGGTGCAACCGCTGCACGTCGACTCCGCCTACGGCTACCCGACCCAGGGACGCGCCATGTTGCGCATCTTCTGCAACATCGATCCGTTGCAGCGCCCCCGCGTCTGGCACGTCGGCGAACCGTTCGAGGCCTTCGCCCGCCGCTTCCTCCCCGCGGCGCAGCCGCGCCGGTCCGGCTGGACGGCGGGACTGTTCGCCCGCCTCGGGATCGTCGGCGGGGCCCGGACGCCGTACGACCTGCTGCTCGCCGAGCTCCGCCGCCTGGGCAAGCGCAGCGACGAGTACCAGCGCACCGCGCCGCGGCGCGTCGTCGAGTTCCAACCCGGCGCCTGCTGGATCGCCCTCACCGACCTGGTGCTGCACGGCGCCATCTCCGGCCAGCACAGCCTCGACCAGACGTTCTTCGTGCCGCCGACCGCGATGCGCGACCCGTCGCGCTCGTCGCTGCGCATCCTCGAACGGCTGAGCGGGCGCCCGCTGGTGTGA